A region from the uncultured Holophaga sp. genome encodes:
- a CDS encoding phosphodiesterase — protein MAPLEDLHLELQDILGRGRLQANFQPILNLKDGSIHGFEGLIRGPSDSVLQSPLNLFRTARRLGLAFRLEAACCRTLVKAAMENGLGQRLFLNVSADSLYRSLVRDLIHPRELEELGISPAQIVIELTEGQPFTDYVAIREAVAALKGMGFRVALDDLGEGFSSLRLWSETGPDYVKIDKHFIYGASSDPVKLQFLKSLRDIARQTGAQVVAEGVELEADLVVVRDLELDFVQGYFTGRPHPSPLQTVSPEVLRVCRERRKGFEDVSWISQSRVTAVKLLQEVPPESPDTPVGELSGRFTRSPELQTIPIVQNGLPVGLINRHLFMDTMARPFMRELYGKKGCESLMERNILVVDQGTGLHDLSRMMVESDPRHILHGFILTYQGRYMGMGSGHDLMREITQMQIHAARYANPLTGLPGNVPISERLEELIAQRVPFTVCYGDLDHFKPYNDVYGFRRGDEVIHWTGKLLERAADPGLDFVGHIGGDDFILICRSPDAQERCLRVVEDFEAGRSRFFDPAELAEGGYWSDDRQGCMVFHPLLSLSIGILPVTPGAYPGHHEISSAASSAKREAKRMPGSSLFVERRAPATPARVRRMA, from the coding sequence ATGGCCCCGCTGGAAGACCTGCATCTCGAACTGCAGGACATCCTCGGCCGAGGGCGGCTCCAGGCCAACTTCCAGCCCATCCTGAACCTGAAGGATGGGAGCATCCATGGCTTCGAGGGGCTCATCCGGGGGCCCTCGGACAGTGTGCTGCAGTCCCCCCTGAACCTCTTCCGGACCGCCCGGCGCCTGGGGCTGGCCTTCCGCCTGGAGGCTGCCTGCTGTCGCACCCTGGTCAAGGCCGCCATGGAGAACGGACTGGGGCAGAGGCTTTTTCTCAATGTCAGCGCGGACTCCCTCTACCGCTCCCTGGTGCGCGACCTCATCCACCCCCGGGAGCTGGAGGAACTGGGCATCTCCCCCGCCCAGATTGTCATCGAGCTCACCGAGGGCCAGCCCTTCACAGACTATGTGGCCATCCGGGAGGCTGTCGCCGCTCTCAAGGGCATGGGCTTCAGGGTGGCCCTGGATGATCTCGGAGAGGGCTTTTCGAGCCTGAGGCTCTGGTCCGAGACCGGGCCGGACTATGTTAAAATAGATAAACATTTCATTTATGGGGCCAGCTCTGACCCCGTCAAGCTCCAGTTCCTGAAGTCCCTCCGGGACATCGCCCGGCAGACCGGTGCCCAGGTGGTGGCGGAAGGGGTGGAGCTGGAAGCGGACCTGGTGGTGGTGAGGGACTTGGAGCTGGACTTCGTCCAGGGCTACTTCACCGGACGTCCCCACCCCAGCCCGCTGCAGACGGTCTCGCCGGAGGTGCTTCGCGTCTGTCGGGAGAGGCGGAAGGGCTTTGAGGATGTGAGCTGGATCAGCCAGTCCCGTGTCACAGCGGTCAAGCTCCTCCAGGAGGTCCCCCCCGAGTCACCGGACACGCCTGTGGGGGAGCTGAGCGGGCGCTTCACCCGGAGCCCCGAGCTCCAGACCATTCCCATTGTGCAGAACGGCCTTCCTGTCGGGCTCATCAACCGCCATCTCTTCATGGATACCATGGCCCGGCCTTTCATGCGGGAGCTGTACGGCAAAAAGGGCTGCGAGAGCCTCATGGAGCGGAACATCCTGGTGGTGGACCAGGGAACGGGCCTGCATGACCTGAGCCGCATGATGGTGGAGTCCGATCCCCGCCACATCCTCCATGGCTTCATCCTGACCTATCAGGGGCGGTACATGGGCATGGGCAGCGGTCACGATCTCATGCGCGAGATCACCCAGATGCAGATCCACGCCGCCCGCTATGCCAACCCCCTCACGGGGCTCCCGGGGAACGTCCCCATCAGTGAGCGACTGGAGGAGCTCATCGCGCAGCGGGTGCCCTTCACGGTCTGCTATGGCGACCTGGACCACTTCAAGCCCTACAACGATGTCTATGGCTTCCGCCGGGGGGACGAGGTCATCCACTGGACCGGCAAGCTCCTGGAGCGGGCTGCCGATCCCGGGCTCGACTTCGTGGGGCACATCGGGGGGGATGACTTCATCCTGATCTGCCGGAGTCCGGACGCCCAGGAGCGCTGTCTCCGGGTGGTGGAGGACTTCGAGGCCGGGCGGAGCCGCTTCTTCGATCCCGCCGAGTTGGCGGAGGGGGGCTACTGGAGCGATGACCGCCAGGGATGCATGGTCTTCCACCCCCTCCTCAGCCTCTCCATCGGCATCCTCCCGGTGACACCAGGGGCCTATCCCGGTCACCACGAGATCTCCAGTGCCGCCAGCTCCGCAAAGCGGGAGGCCAAGCGGATGCCCGGCAGCAGCCTCTTCGTGGAGCGGCGGGCGCCCGCCACCCCCGCCCGAGTCCGCCGGATGGCCTGA
- a CDS encoding DUF1987 domain-containing protein has protein sequence MRTFHSPATSMTPEVTLLGAEHRLSIAGECYPENPLIFFAPLFQALKDHLDDLGSGSFTATIHLKYVNSAATKAFRQIFKLLDAAATTGASVTVEWVFDAEDDALQELGQDLAEDMGFLDYRECPLESVG, from the coding sequence ATGCGCACCTTCCACTCCCCTGCCACCTCCATGACCCCCGAGGTCACCCTCCTGGGGGCCGAACACCGCCTCAGCATCGCTGGCGAGTGCTACCCCGAGAACCCCCTGATCTTCTTCGCGCCCCTCTTCCAGGCCCTCAAGGATCACCTGGACGATCTGGGCAGCGGCAGCTTCACTGCCACCATCCATCTGAAGTACGTCAACAGTGCGGCCACCAAGGCCTTCCGGCAGATCTTCAAGCTGCTGGACGCCGCGGCCACCACCGGGGCGAGCGTGACCGTGGAGTGGGTCTTCGACGCCGAGGACGACGCCCTCCAGGAACTGGGCCAGGATCTGGCTGAGGACATGGGCTTCCTGGATTACCGGGAGTGTCCACTCGAGTCGGTGGGTTGA
- a CDS encoding SiaB family protein kinase, protein MNIEQFERFQGQAREAGVLYYFCGDLNQTIMAALGEALRHRLEVEGVAGPIRRKLFSTFIEMAQNVIHYAAPDEGEAAQAADHKRASLALGQDGSDYWIVCGNLVDVEYIPRISAKLGELRSLSLPEIKQRYRQQVANDEHAVQDGVSRGAGLGLLTIARDSKSPIEFSFASDPASQGARAFFIIKAVV, encoded by the coding sequence GTGAACATCGAACAGTTCGAGCGCTTCCAGGGCCAGGCCCGCGAGGCCGGGGTTCTCTACTACTTCTGCGGTGACCTGAACCAGACCATCATGGCGGCCCTCGGAGAGGCCCTGCGCCACCGTCTGGAGGTCGAGGGCGTGGCCGGACCGATCCGCCGCAAGCTCTTCAGCACCTTCATCGAGATGGCCCAGAACGTCATCCACTATGCGGCGCCCGATGAGGGCGAGGCCGCCCAGGCTGCAGACCACAAGCGAGCCTCCCTGGCCCTGGGCCAGGATGGAAGCGACTACTGGATTGTCTGCGGCAACCTGGTGGATGTGGAGTACATCCCCCGCATCTCCGCCAAGCTCGGAGAGCTCCGGAGTCTCAGCCTTCCAGAGATCAAGCAGCGGTACAGGCAGCAGGTGGCCAACGACGAGCATGCCGTCCAGGACGGGGTGAGCCGCGGTGCGGGCCTCGGCCTGCTGACCATCGCCCGGGACAGCAAGTCTCCCATCGAGTTCTCCTTCGCCTCCGACCCGGCCTCCCAGGGGGCCAGGGCCTTCTTCATCATCAAGGCGGTCGTCTGA
- a CDS encoding SpoIIE family protein phosphatase yields the protein MTTIERLHDLLAVSSICDAGPTKKALLTRAHQIAQRVPSVESEMSNEEVRQCFAQDARAEALAVVNEDGVPIGLINRSIFLEAYARPFARELFGRKSCIAWMDKDALVVDADTPTEQLVKLAVAKGAKVLKDGFITTREGRYAGLGTGFALMEAMEALEAVKSRQILQSIEYASTIQRSHLRSSLEDITASLPDHGLVWQPRDVVGGDCYFFRRLPQGLFGALVDCTGHGVPGAFMTLIALSFLEQRISREGGPVDPGQVLGDLNRYIKQVLAQGQSSRKDGESRSDDGMDALCFLLSPDGGVMTYASARLSILLAGEGELRHCEGERAGIGYVDTPDEQAWATRSVALGAGTRLLLFTDGVTDQLGGPKSIALGRRRLGEWFAGQATHAAREIGMHFQSFFAEWQGEQPRRDDVTLLAFTPEIHP from the coding sequence TTGACTACGATCGAGCGATTGCATGATCTGCTGGCGGTGTCGTCCATCTGTGACGCCGGACCCACCAAGAAGGCCCTGCTCACCCGGGCGCACCAGATCGCTCAGCGGGTGCCCTCGGTGGAGTCCGAGATGAGCAACGAGGAGGTCCGGCAGTGCTTCGCCCAGGATGCCCGGGCCGAGGCCCTGGCGGTGGTGAACGAGGATGGGGTGCCCATCGGACTGATCAACCGGAGCATCTTCCTGGAGGCCTACGCCCGTCCCTTCGCCCGGGAGCTCTTCGGGCGCAAGTCCTGCATCGCCTGGATGGACAAGGATGCCCTCGTGGTGGACGCGGACACCCCCACGGAGCAGCTGGTGAAGCTGGCGGTGGCCAAGGGGGCCAAGGTCCTCAAGGATGGCTTCATCACCACCCGGGAGGGGCGCTATGCCGGGCTGGGCACGGGGTTCGCCCTCATGGAGGCCATGGAGGCCCTGGAAGCGGTGAAGTCCCGCCAGATCCTCCAGAGCATCGAATACGCCAGCACCATCCAGCGTTCCCACCTCCGCAGCTCTCTGGAGGACATCACGGCCAGCTTGCCGGACCACGGCCTGGTCTGGCAACCCCGGGATGTGGTGGGAGGTGACTGCTACTTCTTCCGGCGTCTGCCCCAGGGGCTCTTCGGTGCTCTGGTGGACTGCACCGGCCACGGGGTCCCCGGGGCCTTCATGACCCTCATCGCCCTCTCCTTCCTGGAGCAGCGGATCTCCCGCGAGGGGGGTCCCGTGGACCCCGGCCAGGTGCTGGGGGACCTCAACCGCTACATCAAGCAGGTCCTGGCCCAGGGGCAGTCGAGCCGCAAGGACGGAGAGTCCCGCTCCGATGACGGTATGGACGCCCTCTGCTTCCTGCTCAGTCCTGACGGCGGCGTGATGACCTACGCCAGCGCCCGGCTCTCCATCCTCCTGGCGGGGGAGGGGGAACTCCGGCACTGCGAGGGGGAGCGGGCCGGCATCGGGTACGTGGACACTCCGGATGAGCAGGCCTGGGCCACCCGCTCCGTGGCCCTGGGAGCGGGAACCCGGCTCCTGCTCTTCACGGACGGGGTCACCGACCAGCTGGGGGGGCCGAAGAGCATCGCCCTGGGGCGCCGCCGTCTGGGGGAGTGGTTCGCGGGGCAGGCCACCCATGCCGCCCGGGAGATCGGGATGCACTTCCAGTCCTTCTTCGCCGAGTGGCAGGGGGAGCAACCCCGTCGCGATGATGTGACCCTTCTGGCCTTCACTCCGGAGATCCACCCGTGA
- a CDS encoding substrate-binding domain-containing protein — MKKIIPVAALLLAALGCEPIVSTPAPQPPKVQEPTPAPATPAPAAETPLVMHPSLPAVDAALNGYLPVADPLEGTVDMVGSDSMDPLVQLWAESFRSIYPKLQFQIISRGSATAPRALLAGTTLVGHMSRPMNDEELKAFEAKYGYAPTRVVVAADALAVYVNANNPIKQLTLQQVDAIFSSTRKAGYPKDIAVWGGLGLTGEWASRAIQPYGRNENSGTRAFFKEHTLKKGEYKDIVKALPDQFATVEAVAMDGAGIAYGPVQHSVRMVKAVPLVDFGGGEPMLPTVENILGARYPLNRFLYIYVNKAPGKALPLPVQEFLTYILSREGQSSVANFGAIPLPAGVAAQSLERLTAR; from the coding sequence ATGAAGAAGATCATCCCGGTTGCGGCCCTGCTGCTGGCGGCCCTGGGCTGCGAACCCATCGTGTCCACGCCTGCGCCCCAGCCACCGAAGGTCCAGGAGCCCACTCCCGCGCCTGCCACCCCGGCACCCGCCGCTGAGACTCCGCTGGTGATGCACCCCTCTCTCCCTGCCGTGGATGCAGCCCTCAATGGCTACCTTCCGGTGGCCGATCCCCTTGAGGGCACCGTGGACATGGTCGGCTCGGATTCCATGGACCCCCTGGTGCAGCTCTGGGCCGAGAGCTTCCGCTCCATCTACCCCAAGCTGCAGTTCCAGATCATCTCCCGGGGTTCGGCCACGGCCCCCCGGGCACTCCTCGCGGGCACAACCCTGGTGGGGCATATGAGCCGCCCCATGAACGACGAAGAACTCAAGGCCTTCGAGGCCAAGTACGGCTATGCGCCAACCCGGGTTGTCGTGGCCGCCGACGCCCTGGCGGTCTACGTCAATGCCAACAACCCCATCAAGCAGCTGACCCTGCAGCAGGTGGACGCCATCTTCTCCTCCACCCGGAAGGCCGGCTACCCCAAGGACATCGCGGTCTGGGGCGGCCTCGGACTGACGGGGGAATGGGCAAGCCGGGCCATCCAGCCCTACGGACGCAATGAGAACTCCGGCACCCGGGCCTTCTTCAAGGAGCACACCCTGAAGAAGGGTGAGTACAAGGACATCGTCAAGGCGCTCCCGGACCAGTTCGCCACGGTCGAGGCCGTCGCCATGGACGGTGCCGGCATCGCCTATGGCCCGGTCCAGCACTCCGTCCGCATGGTCAAGGCCGTCCCCCTGGTGGACTTCGGCGGCGGCGAACCCATGCTGCCCACGGTCGAGAACATCCTCGGGGCCCGCTACCCCCTCAACCGCTTCCTCTACATCTACGTCAACAAGGCCCCCGGCAAGGCCCTGCCCCTCCCCGTCCAGGAGTTCCTGACCTACATCCTCTCCCGAGAGGGCCAGAGCAGCGTGGCCAACTTCGGCGCCATCCCCCTGCCCGCCGGGGTGGCAGCCCAGAGCCTGGAGCGCCTGACGGCCCGCTGA
- a CDS encoding citrate synthase: MSKDTLTITDNRTGRQYEVPISLGTVRAMDLRQIKVDEGDFGLMTYDPGLTNTASTKSAITYIDGDAGILQYRGIPIEQLAEHSTFLETAYLVIYGELPTAEQLSAWEFEISRHAMVHTNIQNLIQTFRYDAHPMSVFISAVASLSTLYPDSRNITDPEIMRLQIVRMLAKVATIAAYTYRHNQGWPINRPDDGLSFVGSFLRMMFRMTEVHFEPHPVLEKALNVLFILHADHEQNCSTTVMRTIGSSQADPYSALSGAAAALYGPLHGAANEAVLRMLEQIGSVENVPAFIEKVKRGEGRLMGFGHRIYKNYDPRCRIIKKTAEAVFEVTGHNKLLDVALELEQAALSDDYFISRSLYPNVDFYSGLIYRAMNLPANFFTVLFAVPRTAGWVAQWAEMLKDPEQKLARPRQIFIGPETRDYVPLAQRR, encoded by the coding sequence ATGTCCAAGGACACACTCACCATCACCGACAACCGGACCGGGCGTCAGTACGAGGTTCCCATCAGCCTGGGCACCGTCCGGGCCATGGACCTGCGCCAGATCAAGGTCGATGAAGGCGACTTCGGACTCATGACCTATGATCCGGGGCTCACCAACACCGCCTCCACCAAGAGCGCCATCACCTACATCGATGGTGATGCCGGGATCCTGCAGTACCGGGGCATCCCCATCGAGCAGCTGGCCGAGCACAGTACCTTCCTCGAGACCGCCTACCTGGTGATCTACGGGGAACTGCCCACCGCGGAGCAGCTGAGTGCCTGGGAGTTCGAGATCAGCCGCCATGCCATGGTGCACACGAACATCCAGAACCTCATCCAGACCTTCCGCTATGACGCCCATCCCATGAGCGTCTTCATCAGCGCGGTGGCCTCACTCTCCACCCTCTATCCCGACTCCCGCAACATCACTGACCCGGAGATCATGCGGCTGCAGATCGTGCGGATGCTCGCCAAGGTGGCCACCATCGCGGCCTACACCTACCGGCACAACCAGGGGTGGCCCATCAATCGGCCTGACGACGGTCTGAGCTTCGTGGGCAGCTTCCTGCGGATGATGTTCCGCATGACCGAGGTCCACTTCGAGCCCCATCCGGTGCTGGAAAAGGCCCTCAATGTCCTCTTCATCCTCCATGCGGACCACGAGCAGAACTGCAGCACCACGGTGATGCGGACCATCGGCTCCTCCCAGGCCGATCCCTACTCGGCCCTTTCCGGTGCGGCCGCTGCTCTCTACGGCCCCCTCCACGGGGCGGCCAACGAGGCGGTGCTGCGGATGCTGGAGCAGATCGGCAGTGTGGAGAACGTCCCCGCCTTCATCGAGAAGGTGAAGCGCGGCGAGGGCCGACTCATGGGCTTCGGCCACCGCATCTACAAGAACTACGATCCCAGGTGCCGCATCATCAAGAAGACTGCTGAGGCTGTCTTCGAGGTGACCGGTCACAACAAGCTCCTGGATGTGGCCCTTGAGTTGGAGCAGGCGGCACTCAGCGACGACTACTTCATCTCCCGCAGCCTCTACCCCAATGTGGACTTCTACTCAGGACTGATCTATCGGGCCATGAACCTTCCTGCCAACTTCTTCACGGTGCTCTTCGCAGTCCCCCGCACCGCTGGCTGGGTGGCGCAGTGGGCTGAGATGCTGAAGGATCCCGAGCAGAAACTCGCCCGTCCCCGGCAGATCTTCATCGGGCCCGAGACCCGGGACTATGTGCCGCTGGCACAGCGCAGATGA
- a CDS encoding NADP-dependent isocitrate dehydrogenase → MSRIKVKNPIVELDGDEMTRIIWALIKEKLILPYLDVDLEYYDLGLPKRDETDDAITVEAANAIKKHRVGVKCATITPDADRVKEYSLKKAWPSPNGTLRAILDGTVFRKPIIVKNIEPAVRSWRLPIIIGRHAYGDIYKTQDVVIPAAGQVDLVYTPEGGEAVKYPVHTFKNGGGVVMGMHNTDASIISFARACIAYALSEKVELWFGAKDTISKKYHGRFKELFGAEIAKHADEFKAAGISYRYMLIDDAVAQIMKHPGGMLWACMNYDGDVFSDMIAAGFGSLGMMESVLVSPDGCFEYEAAHGTVRRHYYQHLEGKSTSTNSVASIFAWTGAIKKRGELDGTPEVTAFGHRLERAVLSLIEEGVVTKDLVSLVVPAVQGFETTEGFLDKVAERLKSLV, encoded by the coding sequence ATGAGCAGGATCAAGGTCAAGAACCCCATCGTAGAGCTCGACGGCGACGAGATGACCCGGATCATCTGGGCGCTCATCAAGGAGAAGCTGATCCTGCCCTATCTGGATGTGGACCTGGAGTACTACGATCTCGGCCTGCCCAAGCGGGATGAGACCGACGACGCCATCACGGTGGAGGCGGCCAACGCCATCAAGAAGCACCGTGTGGGTGTGAAGTGCGCCACCATCACCCCCGACGCCGATCGGGTGAAGGAGTACAGCCTCAAGAAGGCCTGGCCCAGCCCCAATGGCACCCTGCGGGCCATCCTGGATGGGACGGTCTTCCGCAAGCCCATCATCGTCAAGAATATCGAGCCAGCGGTGCGCAGCTGGAGGCTGCCCATCATCATCGGGCGCCACGCCTACGGCGACATCTACAAGACCCAGGACGTGGTGATCCCCGCTGCAGGGCAGGTGGACCTGGTCTACACCCCCGAGGGCGGCGAGGCCGTGAAATACCCCGTCCACACCTTCAAGAACGGGGGGGGCGTGGTCATGGGCATGCACAATACCGATGCCTCCATCATTTCCTTCGCCCGGGCCTGCATCGCCTACGCCCTCTCGGAGAAGGTGGAGCTCTGGTTCGGCGCCAAGGACACCATCAGCAAGAAATACCACGGGCGCTTCAAGGAGCTCTTCGGAGCCGAGATCGCCAAGCACGCGGATGAATTCAAGGCTGCGGGCATCTCCTACCGCTACATGCTCATCGATGATGCCGTGGCTCAGATCATGAAGCACCCCGGCGGCATGCTGTGGGCCTGCATGAACTACGACGGCGATGTCTTCTCCGACATGATCGCCGCCGGCTTCGGCAGCCTGGGCATGATGGAGTCCGTACTGGTGAGCCCCGATGGCTGCTTCGAATACGAGGCCGCTCACGGCACCGTGCGCCGTCACTACTACCAGCATCTCGAGGGCAAGAGCACCAGCACCAACTCGGTGGCCTCCATCTTCGCCTGGACCGGCGCCATCAAGAAGCGGGGCGAGCTGGATGGGACCCCCGAGGTCACGGCCTTCGGCCATCGTCTCGAGCGGGCTGTCCTCAGCCTCATCGAGGAGGGGGTCGTCACCAAGGATCTGGTCAGCCTGGTGGTCCCGGCGGTCCAGGGCTTCGAAACCACCGAAGGCTTCCTGGACAAGGTCGCCGAGCGGCTCAAGTCTCTGGTCTAG
- a CDS encoding aconitate hydratase has translation MGKSLTRKILEPRILEGTWAVGEEIGIRIDQTLTQDATGTMAYLQFETMGIPRVKTELSVSYIDHNTLQVGFENADDHRYLASIARKYGIFLSRAGNGICHQVHVERFGKPGRTLLGSDSHTPTGGGIGMIAIGAGGLDVAMAMGGGPFYMSCPKVIQVKLKGALQPWVSAKDVALKMLELFGTKGNVGCIMEYAGEGLKTLSVPERATIANMGAEMGVTTSIFPSDATTLVFMKSQGREADWTELSADADAEYFKSIEIDLSELEPLAALPHSPGNIAKVRDIAGKTVHQVCLGSCTNSSYRDLATAAKVLEDRVTHPEVSFVVTPGSKQVVRNITKDGYYDMLVAAGGRFVEPCCGFCIGNGQSPNSGGVSLRTSNRNFEARSGTQDAQVYLVSPETAAAAVITGKITDPRDLGMAYPQVTVPAEFLVDDRMIIRPEETPDPASIWIERGPNIGEPLKSEAYPGALQGVATIKLGDKITTDHIAPAGSRMKFRSNIKAYAEFVFENVDRAFSARASQNRDAGIHNIIVAGASYGQGSSREHAAICPAFLGVKAIIAQSYERIHAANLVNFGILPLIFEREEDYASLQAGDRLEIPGIREAISAGGAIEVQNRTQGTSFRVKLELSDRQRAIVLAGGSLAHAKESK, from the coding sequence ATGGGAAAGAGCCTCACCCGCAAGATCCTGGAGCCCCGCATCCTTGAAGGAACCTGGGCTGTAGGCGAGGAGATCGGCATTCGGATCGATCAGACCCTGACCCAGGACGCCACGGGCACCATGGCCTATCTGCAGTTCGAGACCATGGGGATCCCCCGGGTGAAGACCGAACTCTCGGTGAGCTACATTGATCACAACACCCTGCAGGTGGGCTTTGAGAATGCCGATGACCACCGCTATCTCGCCAGCATCGCCCGCAAATACGGCATCTTCCTCTCCAGGGCGGGCAACGGCATCTGCCATCAGGTGCACGTTGAGCGCTTCGGCAAGCCCGGTCGCACCCTCCTGGGTTCCGACAGCCACACCCCCACCGGGGGCGGCATCGGCATGATCGCCATCGGCGCAGGTGGCCTGGATGTGGCCATGGCCATGGGGGGCGGCCCTTTCTATATGAGCTGTCCCAAGGTGATCCAGGTGAAGCTCAAGGGTGCCCTGCAGCCCTGGGTATCGGCGAAGGATGTGGCCCTCAAGATGCTGGAGCTCTTCGGCACCAAGGGCAACGTGGGCTGCATCATGGAGTACGCCGGTGAGGGCCTGAAGACCCTCTCCGTGCCCGAGCGGGCCACCATCGCCAACATGGGCGCTGAGATGGGTGTGACCACCTCCATTTTCCCCAGCGATGCCACCACCCTGGTCTTCATGAAGTCCCAGGGCCGCGAGGCGGACTGGACGGAACTCTCTGCCGATGCGGACGCCGAGTACTTCAAGTCCATCGAGATCGACCTGAGTGAGCTGGAGCCCCTTGCGGCACTGCCCCACAGTCCCGGCAACATCGCCAAGGTGCGCGACATCGCCGGCAAGACGGTCCACCAGGTCTGTCTCGGCTCTTGCACCAACTCTTCCTACCGGGACCTGGCCACCGCCGCCAAGGTGCTGGAGGACAGGGTGACCCATCCCGAGGTCAGCTTCGTGGTGACCCCCGGTTCCAAGCAGGTGGTGCGCAATATCACCAAGGACGGCTACTACGACATGCTGGTGGCCGCAGGCGGCCGCTTCGTGGAGCCCTGCTGCGGCTTCTGCATCGGCAATGGCCAGTCCCCCAACAGCGGGGGCGTGAGCCTTCGCACCTCCAACCGCAACTTCGAGGCGCGCTCCGGGACCCAGGATGCCCAGGTCTACCTGGTGAGTCCCGAGACCGCCGCCGCCGCGGTCATCACGGGCAAGATCACCGATCCCCGGGATCTGGGCATGGCCTATCCCCAGGTCACGGTGCCCGCCGAGTTCCTGGTGGACGACCGCATGATCATCCGTCCCGAGGAGACCCCCGATCCGGCCAGCATCTGGATCGAGCGCGGGCCCAACATCGGCGAGCCCCTCAAGAGCGAGGCCTATCCCGGTGCCCTCCAGGGTGTGGCCACCATCAAGCTGGGCGACAAGATCACCACCGATCACATCGCCCCGGCGGGTTCCCGCATGAAGTTCCGTTCGAATATCAAGGCCTACGCGGAGTTCGTCTTCGAGAACGTGGACAGGGCCTTCTCCGCCCGGGCCTCGCAGAATCGCGATGCCGGCATCCACAACATCATTGTGGCCGGGGCCTCGTACGGTCAGGGTTCCAGCCGCGAGCACGCCGCCATCTGTCCCGCCTTCCTGGGGGTCAAGGCCATCATCGCCCAGTCCTACGAGCGCATCCATGCTGCCAACCTGGTGAACTTCGGCATCCTGCCCCTGATCTTCGAGCGGGAGGAGGACTATGCTTCCCTCCAGGCCGGTGACCGCCTCGAAATCCCCGGGATCCGGGAGGCCATCTCCGCCGGGGGCGCCATCGAGGTCCAGAACCGGACCCAGGGCACTTCCTTCCGTGTGAAACTTGAATTGAGCGACCGCCAGCGGGCCATCGTCCTCGCCGGCGGCTCCCTCGCCCACGCCAAGGAGTCGAAATGA